The Phoenix dactylifera cultivar Barhee BC4 chromosome 12, palm_55x_up_171113_PBpolish2nd_filt_p, whole genome shotgun sequence genome includes the window AAAGGGTTTATACTTATCTTAGAAGGGCTAgtgtttatttttttagatatttttatttattcctACGGGGATACAAGTTTCTGTTTATTTGTGGCCagtttgtgcttatttttagaaattaataaaatagattCCAATAATTAATAAAATGGCTGGTCCCGGGTGATAGGACACGGACAAGAATAGTGCATCCTGTTCCATTAATGTTTTTGGCTTCCGTTAACTTGTTAGCCAGGGTTATTGTTACTTCGAGATTGGTGCGAGTATCTGAATTGCCTTTAGATCCATTTGAGGGAAGCATGGTTTATTTGCTTCGTACCAATACCTTGAAAAAAAAGGCACCATAGAATTATTGCATCATTCCAAACTATTACTAGATCTAATCGCTCTCATTCATCGCCGTTAGCCGGCCCGTGGATGCTACGCCACCAAACCACTTCCAAACTTTCCACACGTGGCTCCGCTCCCCAAACTCCACTACCGCCATTACTACATCCACCTACTTGTAAGACCCATTCTAACACCCGCTAACACCCTCTTCTCTCTCGCTTTGTGACAACGTAATCCCGGTCCCATGCGTCCCGAGTGGGTGACCGAAAACGACTTGCATTCACTGCCCATCCaccccctcctccctcttcctcctcccgtCAGATCGTCCCCACAAACTTCATACGTAAATAATCAGATCTATCGTTCAATTTTCTCCCAAGTTGACATGGACGGAAGATCTTGAATCCAGCACGAAAGTTTATGCGGACGTCCAGTAACTGGTAAGGCGAAAAGCCGTCCAAGGGTTCGCTGGGTTGGGAGAAGGGTAGGTGGGAAGTCTGCTTGCTTTGAGGGGCGATCGCAGCTACCCGcccacctctcctcctctctcgccTTTAAATATCCCTCGGCTCCCATCGACCTCTCTTTGAAGCCACCACTCCTTGGAAGCTCGAATCCAGGGGACCTCTCCGATCGATCTCTGAAGCGTTCCAAAAAGGAAGGAGGAGATGGCGAGGAAGAAGATCCGGGAGTACGATTCGAAGCGGCTTCTCAAGGAGCATCTCAAGCGGCTCGCCGCCATCGACCTCCAGATTTTCTCAGCCCAGGTGGGCTCTTCTGATCTCTGTCTCGATCTTGTTTTCTAGGAGGTTCATGTGGTGATTGATTGAGAATTGGCTCAAAAATTTGTTTTTCAGTGGAGATCTGAGAGATCTTTTAGCTACATGTGTACTTACCGATGGAAAAACGAGCAAATTTGTGATTATTTTCATGTATATTTGACTGTTATACGGTATTTTAATAACCCATGTGTTTTTTAGTGTAAAAATATGATTCTTTTTGGATTGGATCATGAAGTGCATTTTGTTATCGCGGTTTTCTGACTAAGATGTGCTTTTGACGGTTGATTAGTGTAGTTTTGCAGCATTTGATGAGATTTAGATCGTAAATGATTTGGATTTGATGATGAAACAGAAACGATCTAATTTTCTTCACTGATtcaagcatggatttaatttcgtgGTTATTTGATTGGATGATTAGCTTGTGCTCTTCGACTCTTATAAGTAGTGGTGATTTTTTCTCAATTATTTATGTTGGCTAAATAAGGTCACGGATTCGACGGACTTCACTGAGTTAGTGAACAAAGAGCCATGGCTTTCATCCATGAAACTGGTTGTGAAGCCTGACATGCTGTTCGGGAAGCGAGGGAAGAGCGGTTTGTTGGCTCTGAACTTAGATATGGCTCAGGTGGCTCAGTTTGTGAAGGAACGTCTTGGAGTGGAGGTAATTATGTAATTAACATTGTTTGCGTTTTAGTTCTTTACTGATTCAGTGATTATTAATAGAACAACATGTATTCCAAATTTTAATTTCATATAGGTTGAGATGGGTGGCTGCAAGGCCCCGATTACCACATTTATAGTTGAGCCATTTGTTCCCCATGACCAAGAGTACTATCTCTCGATCGTCTCCCAGAGGCTTGGTTGCACCATCAGCTTCTCAGAGTGTGGTGGAATTGAAATTGAAGAGAACTGGGACAAGGTTAAGACTATCTTTCTCCCTGCTGAGAAGCCTATGACGTCTGAGGCATGTGCTCCACTGATTGCAACCCTTCCCCTGGAGGTGAGGCGCATTTCTTCTACATATCCATTTTGCTTGCAGTATTTGCTTGAACTGGGTAATCTTGTTTAAGCTGTTTCCTCCTAGACAGTTGAGCTAACTTGATTTTCGTGCTATAATTTGGAGATATACTTGGTTATGCCTCTGCTGGTAATTCTTATCACAAATGTTGGCTCAGGTACGAGGAAAAATAGGGGACTTCATAAAAGGGGTTTTTGCTGTTTTCCAAGGTATGCTGGGACAAAGATCTACATGGGACACTTCTTTAATGCTTGTTAAATagtttaagaaattttatacaaaGCAACTTTAAAAGGTTGTATTTATAAGTGGTTGTGTATAATCTCGGTATATTATAATTTTTGTAACTGGAgggggaattttttttttttcttgtgccaTTTCATTTTCCATGTTCTTTATTTACTTTTCTGGTATGGAATTGATTTAATGTGTATATCACAGACTTGGATTTCACTTTTCTCGAGATGAACCCATTCACTTTGGTAAATGGGGAGCCATATCCGTTGGATATGCGAGGAGAGCTTGATGACACTGCTGCATTCAAGAACTTCAAGAAGTAGGTTTTGTGCCACAGGCTTCATTATCATCTTATCAATGTTGGTTCATTCGAGGGAATCCTGTCTGTATGTTTATGCTGGGTTATGTTACGATGCGCAGGTGGGGGAGCATAGAATTTCCCCTTCCTTTTGGCAGAGTTCTGAGCCCTACAGAAAGCTTTATTCATGAACTTGATGAAAAGGTGATGACTTCTACTGATTTGCATATATTATAATTTGAGCAAACCTCTGTTGGATGAAAAGTAACAATGTTTACATTAATACTGTTTCATGCTATGCTAGTTCTTTTTTAATGCTCACACTGAAGTTgagtttaaatcttccttcCTACAGTACAATCCTTATCATGATGAGTTAAATGAttatttattcaatattttGATGGAAATGATTGTGGCCATACCTTATATATCCTTAGTATGCTTAATTGTTggctagaaagaaagagaacACTTAGAAAATGGGGATTAGCTATATAAGATCTCTCAAGTGGAACTAAAAAAATAGGAAAAGAAATTCTAGatttagaaaaaaatgattTCTTAATGGATCACTTTGCATGTCAATATGATCTGTTTAGTGAATAAAGTAGCCTTAGTCTATCTATATATCATGCCTTCTTGTTTCTCAATGGTCGTCAAATGATTGCGGTGTTACCCTGATATAGGATGCATCAAAATGGCTTATAGGTAATGACCACCAATGCATTTTGCTATTGTTAATGGTTAGATATATACTACTAGAGACTAAATGCGTAATAGAAGAACAAGAGCAACATTTGTGAGGTCAGGAAGTCACCGTGCCTACAATTGGATCTTTGATGACTTATGCTACAAACAAATGGGttccatttattttatttttatgggaTATGGGTGGAAAGGATGAGTATAGGTTTATGGTGGCTCCAAATCTAGTAGAGATAGAGATTTAAGAATGGGAATTGGGAGAAAATGAATACACTTTCTGAATAAAAATGAAGTATTTTGCATTCAAGTGATTAGGTGAAATTACTGTAAAAGGAGCGAAGTGCGCGctctcaaaaaatatttttaatgtatCAAGAAGAGAATGCTGAAGGGATGCGGCTTCGTAGcactaaaattagatttttttttttctctgagtGGGGGTTTCCTAAATTAGATTTCAGAATTATGTATGCATTGAGGACATTGAGTTCTTGAGGGACTTTTTGTCTGTTCAAGATGGCCATTTGATTAGTGCGGATTGGGAGCTTGAAAAGGTAAACTTGAGTTATGAAATCTTCATTTAGAAGAATGTTGCATGTTGAGAAAAATGAGAGCTTGAATCTTCATGatagttctttctttcttcaattGGAGGTTAAGATTGGCATGGAGACATTGGTATTTGAATTTGATCTATAATCTCAATTATTCAAATAGTGTTGTTTTGGttattcctttcttcttgttGAATGGAGAAATTTAATAATTGGTAATGGaagttttgaaaataaatttcatgtCCTAAGTTTTTGTATGGTTAAGTACTTTGAGCCTATGAAAACTTTAATGCAGGGGAATCAATGTAGATTTCCAATATCAACTTTGTTAGAAAGGATAGTGAGATTCTCTAGTTTTGGTTTGTTATGTCATGTAGATTTTATGGCGTTCACTACTTTATGTTTTGATGTTCTCTTCTCTTTAGTTTGTTAGAACTTCACATTGAACCTACTGAGTTCGTCAAAGATACTTTTTCCCTCCAGTTGGATGTTTTCCTTCTATTGTAATTTTCCTAGCTACACCATCATTGCCTGTATGAATAGAGGCAAGACTTAGTAGGCTTCCCCAATTAGGCCTGTCAATGGATCGAGTTAGGACTTGCCCCAACCCGAAACATAATCCAGCCCAACCCAAGCTGTTTAGGCAGCCTGAAACACTTAAAAACACTTGACCTGACCCCATTGTGGTTTgaaactcttaaaacacttaAAATCATGATGGCTGACCAATCCCTTATGGAAAAGCTTAGCAGCCATACTGAGCTCAGCAACGGCGAGTTTGAGAAAGTCGAGCCCATGTACATATCTACTTTAGTCGCTGTGGCAGTGGTATGATCTGACCATCTTCAGGTGTGGCCCCGGTCTCCCCGACTCAAATACTCGCATTGGGATCGCCGTTGCCGTCGCCGTCACCGCAGTGCCTCGTACGACTTCCTGAATATGTATTGTTTTGATGCAGGCTATAGTGGGGTTGTGATGGGCGAACTCATCATGGATCTTGGTGATACAGATAGGGGGTGACGGCTGTGGCTGTTTCAGAAGGGTGCCATTATTGTCATCATCGCTGCTGTGACCATTCTCCGCATGGTTGTCTGGTGGGGATCCATTGGGAGAGGCGAAGGGTTTATGGTTCTGGAGAGGTCTGAGAGAGGAGGTGAATTCAGGTCAAATACGAGTATTTGGGTCCAAATATCAGGTCTTTTCAGGTAATGGGTTGGTTCAGGTTAAGGTCGGATTGGGTTAGACTCGAACCGTTGGCAGGTCTATCTACAACACTCCAAATCTTTTGAGGCGCTATTTAAGTTTCTATAATTTGAAGCATATGCTGTCCTGTGGTTGCCAGTGCTTCAATTATATTCTGTAAAAACCTTTGTCACAAAAAAGATATTCTGTAAAAGCTGTGTAACTTATTACTAACTTCGTAGAATGCTTAGCTACTGCCTCAATTCCTAATGGTGGCTCGCATCTGGGGCATCAGGATGGAATGGCTAAGAAACACTTGTGGAGAAAGCTAGAACTGTCCACGAAAATTCCTGAATGGGCTTCATAAATGTTCTTTATGATTTGCAATATGCTCACAATTAGGTGGAATGAGTGGAGTCCTTGAAATATCTGGGACTTGCCAGCTAGAACAGGTAGCACTTTAG containing:
- the LOC103698046 gene encoding ATP-citrate synthase alpha chain protein 2 isoform X2, which produces MARKKIREYDSKRLLKEHLKRLAAIDLQIFSAQVTDSTDFTELVNKEPWLSSMKLVVKPDMLFGKRGKSGLLALNLDMAQVAQFVKERLGVEVEMGGCKAPITTFIVEPFVPHDQEYYLSIVSQRLGCTISFSECGGIEIEENWDKVKTIFLPAEKPMTSEACAPLIATLPLEVRGKIGDFIKGVFAVFQDLDFTFLEMNPFTLVNGEPYPLDMRGELDDTAAFKNFKKWGSIEFPLPFGRVLSPTESFIHELDEKTSASLKFTVLNPKGRIWTMVAGGGASVIYADTVGDLGYASELGNYAEYSGAPNEDEVLQYARVVLDCATADPDGQKRALLIGGGIANFTDVAATFSGIIRALREKESKLKAARMHIFVRRGGPNYQTGLFKMRVLGDELGIPLEDA
- the LOC103698046 gene encoding ATP-citrate synthase alpha chain protein 2 isoform X1, which produces MARKKIREYDSKRLLKEHLKRLAAIDLQIFSAQVTDSTDFTELVNKEPWLSSMKLVVKPDMLFGKRGKSGLLALNLDMAQVAQFVKERLGVEVEMGGCKAPITTFIVEPFVPHDQEYYLSIVSQRLGCTISFSECGGIEIEENWDKVKTIFLPAEKPMTSEACAPLIATLPLEVRGKIGDFIKGVFAVFQDLDFTFLEMNPFTLVNGEPYPLDMRGELDDTAAFKNFKKWGSIEFPLPFGRVLSPTESFIHELDEKTSASLKFTVLNPKGRIWTMVAGGGASVIYADTVGDLGYASELGNYAEYSGAPNEDEVLQYARVVLDCATADPDGQKRALLIGGGIANFTDVAATFSGIIRALREKESKLKAARMHIFVRRGGPNYQTGLFKMRVLGDELGIPLEVYGPEATMTGICKQAIDCIMSAA